From the genome of Microcoleus sp. AS-A8:
AAACCGAAAGTCGTACTGCTCTTTTGCCTCCTGCTTGCGTTGTTCCCAGTTCTGCTTGGCTTCGCCGTGCGCTCCCTCATCCATAAAGTCCGAAACGAGACGCCCCAGTATTTCCTGGATGCTATAGCCCAGCATCTGAGCCATGCGCTGGTTGACGTAATTTATCCGTCCTTGAGTATCCACTGTCCAAATGCCTTCGTAGGCGGTATCGATGAGGCGGCGATACCGCCCCTCACTCTCCCGCAGGTTCCGCACGCTTACCTCAAGCTGCCGATTGGTCGTGCGTAATGCCTCACATAGGGCACTGATGAGTATCCCTTCGAGTACAAACAAACTTAACCGCAGGCTGTCGCTCAGATCGAGAGCGACCCAATGGAGTGGAGCAATGAATAAATAAGTACTCAGCAGAGCCGATAAGAAGGTGGCAAACAGTCCTGTTCCCATGCCGCCATACCAGGCGCTCACCATGACTGCGCCAAAAAATATCAAGAAAGGAGACTGCGACATGGCGACCCAAGAGTTGAGCAACAGCATCAGCAGCACTGCTGTGCCAACGGCTAATACAGCAACGCCATAATGCTGAACTTGGGAGTGTGTCGCTGTTACCATCTTGTTTTTGGTTGATTGGTAGTGGGGAGCGGATGCCATTTGTCCTGATAGCTGTTGAGCGATCGCTACAGGTATGCAAATGCTCCGAGATTTATATATCCGCTTTAAAAAGTATCAAATACCCCTTAGATAGATTTGAGCGGTTCGAGGGCTACAGTGTCAATCATCCTTTAGATAGGTTAATGTCTTGTAAACTCTGTGGGGACATGGGGTGAGGGAGCAATGTATAAATTTTGAGCCACAGCTTCGTTGTGTGACTGTTTCATCTCCTATAGTTTTCCCCTGGCTTATGGGTTGTGGTAGTAGATTGAGCCGGGAGGCATCGCACCTTTATTTATCCCTAATCCCAAACGATCACAACTGTGGCACTCTGAGAAGAGAATAGAGAGAAATACCTGATATTCTCGCTACTCCCAATCATCTAATAGTTTATGCAAACTCTTTCGACGCCTCAAACTGCACCTAAAGCCCCCGAATTTGACACCACCATTCATCGGCGCAAAACCCGTCCGGTTAAGGTGGGCAACGTCACGATTGGCGGTGGCTTTCCTGTGGTCGTGCAGTCAATGATTAATGAAGATACCTTAGATGTAGAAGGTTCCGTTGCCGCGATTCGCCGCTTGCATGAGATTGGTTGCGAGATTGTCCGCGTCACCGTGCCCAGTATGGCTCATGCCAAAGCCTTGGCAGAAATTAAGCAAAAACTCATCCAAACTTACCAAGATGTACCCCTAGTTGCGGATGTTCACCATAATGGCCTGAAAATTGCCCTGGAAGTAGCGAAGCATGTGGATAAGGTGCGGATTAATCCAGGATTGTATGTCTTTGAGAAGCCAAAAGCTGACCGAAACGAGTACACTCAAGCTGAATTTGAGGAAATTGGCGAAAAAATCCGCGAAACCCTAGAACCTCTGGTTATTTCCCTACGCGATCAGGGTAAAGCGTTGCGGATTGGGGTAAATCACGGTTCCCTGGCTGAACGGATGCTGTTTACCTATGGCGATACGCCAGAAGGGATGGTGGAATCTGCCCTGGAATTTATCCGCATCTGCGAATCTCTGGACTTCCGCAACATTGTTATTTCTTTGAAAGCCTCACGAGCACCGGTGATGGTAGCCGCTTATCGCCTCATGGTGAAGCGGATGGATGAACTGGGGATGGATTACCCCTTGCATCTGGGTGTCACCGAAGCAGGGGATGGCGAGTATGGGCGGATTAAGTCTACGGCCGGTCTTGCGCCACTGCTAGCGGATGGCATTGGCGATACGATTCGCGTCTCTCTCACCGAAGCGCCTGAAAAAGAAATTCCCGTTTGTTACAGCATTCTGCAAGCCTTGGGACTACGGAAGACGATGGTAGAATACGTCGCCTGTCCGTCTTGTGGTCGTACCTTGTTTAACTTAGAAGAGGTATTGCACAAAGTCCGAGAAGCCACCAAACATTTAACAGGTTTAGATATTGCTGTTATGGGTTGCATTGTGAATGGCCCCGGTGAAATGGCAGATGCAGACTATGGTTATGTGGGCAAGCAAGCAGGTTATATCTCTCTTTATCGGGGTCGGGAAGAGATTAAAAAAGTGCCCGAAGAGCAAGGCGTTGAGGAGTTGATTAATTTAATCAAAGCGGATGGTCGTTGGGTCGATCCTTAGTAAACATCTAAAGATAACTTCTCTTCGGGTAGGGTGGGCATTGCCCACCCTAACTGTTTATCTTAAAATTTTGAATCTTTAATTCTTCTTCAAGCTGGTGCGTTATCAGTTCTCCAAAAGGAGAGTCTTTAAAAAGAACTGATGAACGCAACAGATGACAGTGCGAAAGGGCATCTATACCAAAGGAGTAGTGTTTGATGGCTAAATCTCTTTCAAGAAGACGGCTCAACAGAAATTTAATTCGTTGGTTTCTTGAACAAGAAGACCGAAGTGAGCCGGCACAGCATCACCACACCCATTCTTGGTGGCAGGTTATGTGCCTGACGGGTGTAGATTATTTCTCTACCCTGGGCTATCAACCGGGTATTGCCGCCTTGGCAGCAGGTGCTCTTTCACCGATTGCCACCCTGATTTTGGTTCTGCTGACGCTGTTTGGAGCATTGCCGATCTACCGACGTGTTGCTGCCCAAAGTCCTCAGGGTGAAGGGTCTATTGCCATGCTCGAACATTTGCTCCCTTGGTGGCAAGGTAAATTATTTGTACTTTGCCTACTCGGATTTGTGGCAACCGACTTTATTATCACGATGACCCTCTCGGCGGCTGATGCTACTGCTCATATCGTCGAAAATCCGCTCGTACCAAGTTTCTTTCACCATCAGGCGATCGCGATTACCCTGGTGCTGATAGCTTTGCTCGGGGCAGTTTTCCTGAGAGGTTTCCGAGAAGCGATCGGTATTGCAGTCTTTTTGGTTGGAGTCTATCTACTGTTAAACCTCGTTGTTATTGGTGTCGGTTTCTCTCAAATCTTGAATCACCCATCTGCGATCGCTGACTGGCAGAGTGCACTTTTCGCACAACAGAGTAACCCTTTGCTGATGATTGGTGCAGCCGCCCTTCTATTCCCAAAGCTGGCATTGGGATTGTCAGGTTTTGAAACTGGCGTGGCAGTTATGCCCCTCGTGCGGGGCAGCAGCAGCGATACCCATGAACAGCCTAGGGGGCGTATTCGCAATACACACAACCTGCTGGCTACTGCGGCTGTGATCATGAGCTTCTTTTTGCTCACCAGTAGCTTAGTCACTATACTGCTGATTCCAGCCGCAGAATTTCAAACCGGGGGTAAAGCCAATGGACGTGCCCTTGCCTATCTGGCTCATCAGTATCTCGGCAATGGCTTTGGCACTCTTTACGACCTAAGCACCATCAGTATTCTGTGGTTTGCAGGCGCGTCAGCCATGGCAGGACTGCTCAATATCGTGCCTCGCTACCTGCCGCGTTACGGGATGGCACCGAATTGGGCACGAGCCACGCGACCTTTGGTATTAGTTTATACAGTAATTGCCTTTGTTGTCACAATTATCTTCAAGGCTAATGTGGAAGCTCAGGGTGGGGCTTACGCAACGGGCGTACTTGTGCTCATGTCTTCCGCTGCAATTGCTGTGACTCTATCAGCCCACCGCCAGAGATCTAAGGCAGGAACGATCACCTTTGCAATCATCACGCTGTTGTTTATCTACACCACTATTGTCAATATCATTGAGAGACCCGAAGGGATTCGGATCGCTACGTTCTTTATTGGTACCATTATTATCACCTCGCTGATTTCACGCGTGTGGCGGTCTACTGAACTTCGAGTTGAGCGGATCGAAATTGATGAAACGGCTCGTGAATTCATTGCTCAAGAGAGCCAGGGCACGGTACGACTGATTGCTAATCGCAGAAATACAGGCCATGTGCGAGAGTATGTTTTAAAAGAGCAACAGGTGCGGGAAGACCATCATATTCCACCGACCGACCCCATTCTCTTTCTAGAGATTCAGGTGGCTGATGCTTCGGAGTTTGCAGGCATCATCCGAGTCAAAGGCGTGGATGTGGAGGGGTATCATATTCTACGTGCCGAGAGTGCAGCGGTACCGAATGCGATCGCGGCCTTACTTCTGTATATCCGAGACCAGACGGGTAAGATTCCCCATGCTTATTTTGGCTGGGTAGAAGGCAACCCCATCCAATACTTACTCCGCTTTATCTTATTTGGTGAGGGTGATATTGCTGTGGTTACCCGCGAAGTACTGCGTAAGGCGGAAAAGAAGCCGGAACGTCGTCCTGCCATTCATGTTGGGGGGTAAGGAAATGGGACTAATACAAAGTTGTGTTCAAATATAGTAGTCGAGTAGTACGAAGGGCATTCGCCACCTTAGATTAGAAAGTAGTTGATTCAATCAAGAATTTCTAGGAGCGTTAGATGCCCGTAGGATTACCGGAATTTGCCGAAAACCCAGAAAATCGCTGCCCTGTAATTCTCCTCCTCGATACCTCTGCTTCCATGGCAGGTCAACCCATCCAAGAATTGAATCGAGGCATGGGTCTTTTTAAGGAAGATTTACTCAAAGACACACAAGCTTCCCTGAGTGCAGAGGTGGCGATTGTCAGCTTTGGGCCGGTGAAGTTACTTCAAGATTTTGTGACGGTTGACTCTTTCATCCCCCCCCCGTTAACTGCCGATGGTGTGACTCCCATGGGTCAAGCAATTGACTATGCGTTAGATTTGCTGGAAACTCGTAAGGCGACTTACAAAGAAAACGGCATTCAGTATTATCGCCCTTGGGTATTTTTAATTACCGATGGGGCACCGACGGATAGTTGGCAGCGTGCCGCACAACGGGTGCGGGAGGGAGAGAGTCAGGGAAAATTCTCGTTTTTTGCGGTGGCTGTTGAGGGTGCAGATCTCAATACTCTCCAACAAATTACTCCGCCTGAACGTCCACCCGTAACCTTGAAGGGTCTGGATTTTAGTTCTTTATTTGTCTGGTTAAGTACTTCAATGAAGCGGGTTTCTAGTGGCAAAATTGGGGAGGCAGTACCGCTTCCCCCCGTAGGCTGGGGTCAAATTAACACTTAGAGTCTAGAGGAGTTGGCATGGCTTGGAGAGCCGTTGTTCGTTCCTCTGTAGGAACTCGTCATCAAAAACAGCAGCAACCCTGCCAAGATTACGGTAATTATTGCATTCTGAATCATAATGTAATAGTTGGAGCCGTTGCGGATGGGGCTGGTAGCGCTAAATATGCGGATGTTGGCGCTAAATTAGCTGTAGAAACGGTGATGACAATTGTTAGGGAGATTGCGAACTCTCCCCAACCCAAGGAAAATATTTCCAATCCTCTCAATGAGCAGGAAGCGAGAAAACTCTTTTCTAAAATTGTGGTAGAGGTCGTCGCGACATTAGAAGAAAAAGCCATCCATGAAAATTATGCGATCGCTGACTTAGCTTGTACACTTTTAGTAGTTGTGGCGACTCCTGATTGGCTGGCGGCTATGCAAATTGGGGATGGATTTATCGTGGTTGGTTTACAGGGCGAAGCATACCAATTACTTTTCCAGCCGGACAAGGGTGAATTTGTTAATCAAACTACCTTCGTAACATCAACCCATGCTTTAGATGAGATGCAAGTTGATGTCCTCTTAGGCCAACATAAGTTTATCTGTGCCGCAACCGATGGACTAGAGAGGGTCGCCATTCGCATGAGTGATTGGACTCCTTTCTTGCCTTTTTTTAAACCGTTAGAAGAGTATCTGTGGGAAACTCTTCATCCCGAACAAGAGGATGAATACATTAAGACTTTCCTAAACTCTGAACGACTAAATGCTCGAACAGACGACGATAAAACGTTGTTGTTGTGCCTCTACGCTCAAAATTAAACTACGATGTCCATTTTTAATTTTTGACGTTTGATTGAATTATGAGAATCCTCACCTGCGTCAGTACGGGTAAACCCATTTGCCTAACGAAGCAGATTGCTAGCAGTGGTGAGGGAGCCGTTTGGCAAACCGAGCGCAGTGGCTATCTAGGCAAACTTTATCACTCCTTTGAAGATGAGCGAGTTGAAAAACTCAAGGTGATGGTGGCGCATCCCCCCAAAGATCCAAATGCTCATCTCAATCATGTTTCTTTGGCTTGGCCTGAGGAATTGCTCAAAGATCGCAATGGTACTATTTTAGGTTTCTTAATGCCTGCGATCGCAGGAGCAAAGGAACTGCTGGATGTTTATAGCTCAAAACGCCGCCAACAGCTTAAGTTGGAAGTGGATTGGAAATTCCTTCATATTACAGCGCTCAATATTGCCTCTATTATCGAAGCCATTCATGCAGAGGGCTATGTTTTAGGTGATATTAAGCCGCAAAATATTTTAGTGAATAACCGAGCTTTGCCTTCTATTATCGATACAGATTCTTTTCAGGTGTATCATCCTCACAAGAGTCAAGTTTATCGCTGCTTAGTGGGTTCAGAAGGCTTTACACCCGTTGAATTATTAGGTAAGGATTTTCGGACTACGAATCAAACCGAAATTCATGACTCTTTTCGGTTAGCCGTCATTATTCATCTGTTGCTATTTGGCGATAAACCGTTTAAAGGAAAATGGATCGGAACGGGAGACTCACCAGACCCCACTGAATTACTCCGTCGCGGGTTTTGGCCTTATGCCTCCAACAGTTTAATCGAACCAGGGCCATTTACAATTCCCTTAGAGATTGTTCATCCAGAAATTCAACGATGTTTTCTTCGATGTTTTAATGAAGGACATACCAACCCGTCTTTACGTCCAACCGCTAGGGAATGGCGTAAGGCACTCTCCGTCGCTGTCGAACACTTAACCGTTTGTGGAAAGCTAGACAGCCACTACTACAGCACAATTTATGGCAAGTGCTACTGGTGCGATCGCAAACTTCATAAAGGTCTTGATATATTTGCACCCCCAATTCCTAAAATCCAGCCACACTCAACGCTACCGCGTACATTACCCCCGCCGCCAGTTTCTCCGGCTACTTATACCCATCCAGGTGTCACCGCTGCACCCGTTATTACACGACCGAAAAAAATTTCCTCCTCTAAATTTGCTCAGTCTTCGGTTGGATTGCCACCCTTTTTTACACCACCGAAAAAAGTTTCTTCTTCCAAATTTCCCCAGCGTTCTGTTACATCCATACCATCAGGGACTCGTGCAATTATCGGATGGACGACTGGCACAAGTCTGGTTACGGGCGGGATTTTATGGCTAATCCGGACTTTTTTGGGGGATACATCAGAAACGTTCAATGATTGGGTTTTGCATTATCCCCCCGAAGTCATGCAATTTCCTTTTATCCGAATTCCCCCAGAAAATCTGTTGGATGTTATTCAACCCGTCCAGTGGGTGTCGGGGGGAGTGGGTACATTTATCGTAGGGTTTCTTATGGGATTTGTTATTGTCGCCATGCGTTGGCGTCGATAATTCAATGAAATGAAATTTATCTCATTTCTATGGTATTTTTCTGATTAATAGTGTGTATCATGAACCAGGCCAATAATAGAGGCGATGGATGTGGGCTTTTAACTCTATTACTCATTTTATTCATTTGGTCAATTGGGACTATTGCTTTCTGGATAGTCAATATTTTTGCAGCAATTGGAACAACTTTTATATTGTTAATTGATTCCCTGGCTAATGTTTTTACAATCATAGGGATTAAAAACCCAGCCATCGGTTGGTTATTGTTAGGTTGTTTTTTCGGTGGAAGTTTAGGACTCAGTCAGGGATTGAAGCGCACGGGGCATTCGTCGCAAGTGTATAAGGTATATTTAGTAGCGGCTGCTGTATTTTTTATGCTGCAAATTGTGGCTTATTCTAAATGGCAATCTCAATAACGCATTTAATACTTCCCAGCTAAAGATGAGCGAAAAGATGATTGGGCGCGTTAGCTCTGTTTGTATAGCAGTCGCCAAGGCAACTCTTGACTCTCGCCAAAGGGTGATACCAAGATCCGTCAATATGCATCCCTTCTGCATAAAAGCCCTCTGCCTTTTGCTATAACGCACCCAACCTAACCTCACAACGCTTGGCGTCTTAAAAAAAGCAGCAGGGATTCACTAATTTTTTCCGACCAATGGTCTTGAGGATAATGCCCACTTTCCTCAAGCTGAACAAGTTCCACATTCTTAATACCCTTAGCAAACTGTTGTGCAAGCTCAAAGGGAAGCCAGGGGTCTTTCATGCCCCAAACAATTAGAGTGGGTTGTTTCCAGTTGCCAAATCCGGATTCAATTTCTGCCATGGATGACTTCCATTGAATATTTTTAATCGTTGCCACCAGACTCCGCCCCGGATCAGAACTCTTGAGGAAGGGTTTACGATAAATGTCTAAATCCTTGTCTGAAATTCGGTAACGACTCCCCCCCTCCAAGGTTCGGTCAACTAATAACGGGTCTTGGGTTAACATATCTCCCACAAAGGGAAATCCCCACTGTTGCATTGCCCAGGGCAACTTGGCATCAGATGACAAGGGTGTATTGAGAATCGCTAGGCGTTCAATTTGTTCAGGGTAACGTAGGGCGTACTGAAGGCCAACGGAGGCGAGAAATCCTTGAACCACCAAATGAAATCGCTCAATTTCCAGCGCTTTGAGAAACTCTCTCAAGGCATTAATAAAGGCATCGGGGGTATAAGCAAAGTCTCGCTTGTCAGGTTTTGCAGATAAACCCGAACCAATCCAGTCAGGTGCGATCGCTCTCAACCCTTTTTCTGCTAAATCGGGCATCAGCGATGTCCAGCAATAACTGTGGGAGGGCAACCCATGAAGCAGTAGCACGGGTAATGCTTCACTTCTGCCAATGGGGTTCGCTTCCCGATAGAACCACTTCAGCGAACCGACTTCGATTGATTGTTCACTTATAGACACTTGGCTTTCCTACACCGTCGATTGTGGTTTGAGCTTACCCTCCAGTGGGACGTCAGAGCAAGCTCCACTCCTGTGGGGCTGAATTGTCAAGGAATCATAACATATCCAAAATCTTGCTCAAGAATGGAGCTTAGTTGACTTAAATTGTCTTAATAATTAAGCATTCTTGGAATAGCCGTTAACTTGAGGAGAATGGGCATGAATGCCGTTGAACAAGCCAGAAGCTTAGAATTTACGACTAAAATCGCCGCGATCGTCAATTTGTTTAAGTCAGAGTTTCCCGATGCCAGAGCTGACTTGAAACCCTGGCAAAATGACCCGGATACCCAAGAACTCGTCGATCCCGATTCGATTGATATCGGCTTCCACTTACCGGGTTGGAGCCGAAAGTTTCAATGCCGCAGCATCTTAGTGCAAATTCGGCTGTACGAAGACCCAATAATGGGCTGCCGACGAGCCATTGGCATTGAAGCCGCCGGTTTTGACCATCGCGGCAAAGCGTGGCGATGCTCGACGATTCAAAATTGGCAATTTGTGGGAGAGGGCGAACCCGTTCCGGAAGTTCAGGAAAAGCTGAAGTACTTTTGCCGCGAAGCCATCAATATTTTGTCACAAATTGGTAACAGCTAACTTCAAAATAAAGTCAAATTGAAATTTACCCCAGCCCCAAAAACGAAGCCATCAAAATCAATGTTCGGTTGGGAAGAATCTCCAAAGCTGGGACCTGCATACAGGTAAGCTCGGCTATTGGGAGTCAGGGTGTAACTCATCCGGGCAAGCATTTGGTGGTATTGATCTTGTCGTTCTTGTTGGGTGAAGTCAGCGAAGGTGAACTGATAATCGAGAGCCACTTCGAGCGGGGGAATAGGGGTGTACCCCAGGGATGCACCTACATAGTTAATTATCTGAGAGCGATCGCTGGGGTTAGCCAAACTCACGCGCAATTGATAGAAGGTATCTAGCGTGAGCCGCTTCGCTAACACGTCTCGTCGTCCGAGTTCTAGGTAAAGGGCGTGATCATTGAAAAAGCGATCGCCACTATCCTGACTAAATAACTGTCGATTACTCCAACCCAATTGGCCATAGGTGCGACTCCCAATCTTCTGCCGAATTCCCAAGTTGAAATTCAATTCATCATAGTCATACACCGATAACTCACCGTAGCGATTGATATTTCCTCCCACCGAAGCCAACAAATTAGTGTTTGGCCCCAGAGCGGGAGTTGCCAAAAGCGTCAGTCCTGCTCTGAGCAAACCATCATCGATTGGGTCAATTCCGGACAAAATATTATTGCTTCTGAAATAGCCAACTCCCCCTAAAAGGTAAACCGCAGGTTTAGAGGGAGGAGGGGGTACGGGTAACTCCCGTAAGCGCAGTTTTCCCAGTTCGGGGTCTTCACTACTCCCAGGCTGTTGTGATTCTGAACTATTCTCGCTGGCAGACGGTTGGACTTCAACTTCAAAGTTGGGAGCATTTTCAGCTAACTCCTGTAAGCGCAGTTTTCCCAGTTCGGGGTCTTCACTACTCCCAGGCCGTTGTGATTCTGAACTATTCTCGCTGGCAGACGGTTGAACTTCAACTCCAAAGTTGGGAGCATTTTCAGCATCTGCCACTAAGCTTGGCGTAGAATTGCACGGCAGCTTTTGTTCTGGAGTCAGTCTCAGCTCTTGCGTGAGTGAACAAGAGGGAGTGACGCGAACAGAAGGTGATAACTCAAGGGGAGTGAGTCCGGGAGTGAAGGGTTGTTCCCCATCTTGAGCTTGAGTAGAGGACTTCTCCCTCTGTCCCTCTTGCCCTCTAGTGGAGATAAGACTAGAGACTGGATGAGAAGCTGACTGATCAGGAGGACTTTTTGGAGAGTCAAGGGATAGAGATAGGGTACGTGATGCCGAGGAAGCAATAGAGGATGGAGAATTGGAAAACTCGGAACCCGTCGCAGGAATGAGCGGCGATTGGGATTGGGAATAGGCAGAGAGGGGAAGACGCCGTGACGCAAACAGATTGCCTGGGGAAATCCCTATGTCTTCTCTCCCCATCTCCCCTAGTGGCGACTGTTTGGCTGCCTGTGGCAGGGGTTGTGCCCATTCCTTCACCGTGTCTCCTGTCACATCGGGTGGTATTACTTCTGGATGAGCTGGGATAGCATCAGCGTCTTTAGAGGGGGCTGTGAACCCTATCGGTTCTTTTTGGTTCGTGTTCGAGACTGGAAGAGGCGCAGTTCCGACAGGGGACGTAGACCAAGCGGGCTTTGCTAAGGTAAGACCAAGCCAAAAAACTAGACTTCCCAAAATTTCTAAGCGGGATTTTTGGCATTTGGGTGGGAAAAATCCCTCATGCTGAGGTTGTAGTTGGAAAACCCGATGTTGAGAAGAAACTTGGCGACTCATAATCGAATAAATTCTCTGTTTTGAGTATGTATTTTGGTAGATAACTAAGACTTCCCAAGAAAGCAGGGCTGGGTCAGGGAACTAAATCTATAAATCTACGGTCATTTAAAACATAGACGCCTAAACTTCTATTTTGTTTACCGACGATCTGTCATAGGAAGACGAAAGACAGAGGAAGTATGAAGATAAGGACGATTAACTATGAAAATTGGGTGAAATTGTTAAAATTTCTCACCGCTCATCCCTTGTAAGCTTTATTCTTCATAGTTAAGCCTGTTTTTCATCTCCAATCCGGTTCCGATAAAAATTATTGAAGTCCTTGGCTTCTGTATCAATTGGTGGGTCTGCTGAGCCAAAAACTTGACGTTTCTTTTACACTTGGTACTCTCCAATGCTTCGCAAAATCGCTCTTTTACTCGCCGTCACCCTCTGGAGTTCTGGTTCGCTACTTCTGCCCCAGGAAGCGCTCGCCCAAACGGCTTTAACTAGGGCAGTCATTGAATCTTTGAAAAATCAAGTGCGATTGATTCCTAAAAATCAATCAGCTCGGCCTGCTCGCCCATCAGATGCAATCATCCCTGGAGATTCGTTAGCTACAGCCAAGGCATCAACGGCTCAGCTCCGCTTCAATGACGGCTCTCTGGCTCGCCTGGGAGAGCAAGCGGTATTCAGATTTTCTCCCGGTACGCGTACCATGGCGCTGTCCAATGGTACTGCACTGGTGTTAATTCCCCCAGGGCGTGGTCAAACTCGTGTGCGTACACCCAATGCGGCAGCAGGGATTCGGGGGTCAGCACTATTTGTCCGGTATATTCCCGAAACCGATACCACGATTGTAGGAGCGCTAACCAATAGCGGCATTGAGGTTTTTAATGAGGGGGCGTCTCAACGCCAAGAATTAAAAGCTGGCAATATGGCTGTGATTGTTAAGGATCGAATTGAGAAGATTTACGAATTTGATCTGAGGACGTTTTACCAAACCAGTGATTTAGCCTCAGGGCTAAATCTGATGAAGTCAGAATCGACCCCAAGTGTGGATGAAGCGATCGCGCAAGTACAAACTGAAACGTTTGACGCGCTTCAAGCTCAGTCACCTGTAACGGGTCAACAAGTGATTGAAAATCCGAGCTTTGTTCAGCTTGCGGTTAGTCCATCACAAGGCTTTCCGAGTGTGGATCGCCTCATCACTGACGAGACTCCAAATTCTAGACCGCAAAATCTTGACCTACCTGGAAACACGAGCAGAAATGGGATAGATGTCAGGACAATCTTGGATGTAAGACAAATTCGAGACTCTCAAGTATCTCCCCAAAATCCTAACCCGCCAGGTCTAGGAGGGAACTTCCCCGGTGGTGGCAATACGGGTGGGAACTTCCCCGGTGGTGGCAATACGGGTGGGAACTTCCCCGGTGGTGGCAATACGGGTGGGAACTTCCCCGGTGGTGGCAATACCAACGGTATTTTCCCTGGTGGTGGCAATACGGGTGGGAACTTCCCCGGTGGTGGCAATATCAACAATATTGTCCCCGGTGGTGGCAATATCAACAATATTGTCCCCGGTGGTGGCAATATCAACAATATTGTCCCTGGTGGTGGCAATATCAACAATATTGTCCCTGGTGGTGGCAATATCAACAATATTGTCCCTGGTGGTGGCAATACCAATGGTAACTTTCCTGGTGGTGGCAATACCAACGGTATTTTCCCTGGTGGTGGCAATACCAACGGTATTTTCCCTGGTGGTGGCAATACCAACGGTAACTTCCCTGGTGGTGGCAACGGCAACGGTATTGTCCCTCGTGGTGGCAACGGCAACGGTATTGTCCCTCGTGGTGGCAACGGCAACGGGAGGTAACTTCCCCCGTGGTGACAATACCA
Proteins encoded in this window:
- a CDS encoding protein phosphatase 2C domain-containing protein — translated: MAWRAVVRSSVGTRHQKQQQPCQDYGNYCILNHNVIVGAVADGAGSAKYADVGAKLAVETVMTIVREIANSPQPKENISNPLNEQEARKLFSKIVVEVVATLEEKAIHENYAIADLACTLLVVVATPDWLAAMQIGDGFIVVGLQGEAYQLLFQPDKGEFVNQTTFVTSTHALDEMQVDVLLGQHKFICAATDGLERVAIRMSDWTPFLPFFKPLEEYLWETLHPEQEDEYIKTFLNSERLNARTDDDKTLLLCLYAQN
- a CDS encoding amino acid transporter, producing the protein MAKSLSRRRLNRNLIRWFLEQEDRSEPAQHHHTHSWWQVMCLTGVDYFSTLGYQPGIAALAAGALSPIATLILVLLTLFGALPIYRRVAAQSPQGEGSIAMLEHLLPWWQGKLFVLCLLGFVATDFIITMTLSAADATAHIVENPLVPSFFHHQAIAITLVLIALLGAVFLRGFREAIGIAVFLVGVYLLLNLVVIGVGFSQILNHPSAIADWQSALFAQQSNPLLMIGAAALLFPKLALGLSGFETGVAVMPLVRGSSSDTHEQPRGRIRNTHNLLATAAVIMSFFLLTSSLVTILLIPAAEFQTGGKANGRALAYLAHQYLGNGFGTLYDLSTISILWFAGASAMAGLLNIVPRYLPRYGMAPNWARATRPLVLVYTVIAFVVTIIFKANVEAQGGAYATGVLVLMSSAAIAVTLSAHRQRSKAGTITFAIITLLFIYTTIVNIIERPEGIRIATFFIGTIIITSLISRVWRSTELRVERIEIDETAREFIAQESQGTVRLIANRRNTGHVREYVLKEQQVREDHHIPPTDPILFLEIQVADASEFAGIIRVKGVDVEGYHILRAESAAVPNAIAALLLYIRDQTGKIPHAYFGWVEGNPIQYLLRFILFGEGDIAVVTREVLRKAEKKPERRPAIHVGG
- a CDS encoding VWA domain-containing protein, producing MPVGLPEFAENPENRCPVILLLDTSASMAGQPIQELNRGMGLFKEDLLKDTQASLSAEVAIVSFGPVKLLQDFVTVDSFIPPPLTADGVTPMGQAIDYALDLLETRKATYKENGIQYYRPWVFLITDGAPTDSWQRAAQRVREGESQGKFSFFAVAVEGADLNTLQQITPPERPPVTLKGLDFSSLFVWLSTSMKRVSSGKIGEAVPLPPVGWGQINT
- a CDS encoding alpha/beta fold hydrolase, whose amino-acid sequence is MSISEQSIEVGSLKWFYREANPIGRSEALPVLLLHGLPSHSYCWTSLMPDLAEKGLRAIAPDWIGSGLSAKPDKRDFAYTPDAFINALREFLKALEIERFHLVVQGFLASVGLQYALRYPEQIERLAILNTPLSSDAKLPWAMQQWGFPFVGDMLTQDPLLVDRTLEGGSRYRISDKDLDIYRKPFLKSSDPGRSLVATIKNIQWKSSMAEIESGFGNWKQPTLIVWGMKDPWLPFELAQQFAKGIKNVELVQLEESGHYPQDHWSEKISESLLLFLRRQAL
- a CDS encoding PAS domain S-box protein; amino-acid sequence: MVTATHSQVQHYGVAVLAVGTAVLLMLLLNSWVAMSQSPFLIFFGAVMVSAWYGGMGTGLFATFLSALLSTYLFIAPLHWVALDLSDSLRLSLFVLEGILISALCEALRTTNRQLEVSVRNLRESEGRYRRLIDTAYEGIWTVDTQGRINYVNQRMAQMLGYSIQEILGRLVSDFMDEGAHGEAKQNWEQRKQEAKEQYDFRFRRQNGSFVWTIVSTSPILSETGEFQGAIAMMTDVSA
- the ispG gene encoding (E)-4-hydroxy-3-methylbut-2-enyl-diphosphate synthase, encoding MQTLSTPQTAPKAPEFDTTIHRRKTRPVKVGNVTIGGGFPVVVQSMINEDTLDVEGSVAAIRRLHEIGCEIVRVTVPSMAHAKALAEIKQKLIQTYQDVPLVADVHHNGLKIALEVAKHVDKVRINPGLYVFEKPKADRNEYTQAEFEEIGEKIRETLEPLVISLRDQGKALRIGVNHGSLAERMLFTYGDTPEGMVESALEFIRICESLDFRNIVISLKASRAPVMVAAYRLMVKRMDELGMDYPLHLGVTEAGDGEYGRIKSTAGLAPLLADGIGDTIRVSLTEAPEKEIPVCYSILQALGLRKTMVEYVACPSCGRTLFNLEEVLHKVREATKHLTGLDIAVMGCIVNGPGEMADADYGYVGKQAGYISLYRGREEIKKVPEEQGVEELINLIKADGRWVDP